Proteins encoded in a region of the Oncorhynchus clarkii lewisi isolate Uvic-CL-2024 chromosome 18, UVic_Ocla_1.0, whole genome shotgun sequence genome:
- the LOC139372257 gene encoding uncharacterized protein, with amino-acid sequence MLHRYLPHFFNDDSIPPQQTVEGTTEDSDSPVAISNIKEEDRFYPFSLPPLAQRFIGNSFKVPETSQPAVSATECRVATVDTADTATVKRENRWAATILPSVLPPCLPPVVDDDFMPPEHTVEESYVVSFATEATSGTATVDGVDRSAAKCPVPMLPPSLPRVFDDKLPGAAVEGTNKCPVASETTNDVSTHLKEDMGADQSPPDPAALPPSSPCICDSDHKLTKEEKEDVPESSLATEIAVGTSIVQGEDLDKSPAPRLPPSLSHVLDNDHKQPEETIEEATECSVAAEASVANREDPSAATGLPLVLPSSLQLVFDNDYKLPEEAVEGTSKCPVAREAVASVSTVLQEEFLAEKSPPAPTALSLRLPCTHNIDHKQPEETVENTTECSVDIEESAVASTVKREEMMGDKSPVHALPPSLACIHDKDPKQPDQKGRGTTVEVDICPHAQQLVSDANLTLATRNDELPNPLICVVTKMPVRVGASICRTEDEEPRPWTLEEVKDHWIGIEIESEERSVTEEVSPREGLKSEADCAHSKCSIGKVSTERAETILGRVGFLLMNQMQKIPFLKMEEKEKNKKLNKKLKDEEKERKEIKHKEEEQKKREKKEMKEREKEQKKVMKAEKKREKLEQKKREKERKEKEKAEKKRLEGLMKIHNDMMKDRIKKEKKCSEELKKREKAQAAFLEMERKIQEKEEKKREKMRREERKRLEEKKKREPAGGGTETVIEEQGRDESLKMDE; translated from the exons ATGCTGCATCGATACCTGCCACACTTCTTTAACGATGACTCCATTCCACCACAGCAGACAGTAGAGGGAACCACTGAGGACTCAGATTCTCCAGTGGCAATATCTAATATCAAGGAAGAGGACAGATTCTATCCTTTCTCCCTCCCACCACTGGCTCAGCGGTTCATTGGCAATTCATTCAAAGTCCCGGAAACCTCCCAGCCTGCTGTTTCAGCCACGGAGTGCCGAGTTGCCACAGTGGACACTGCAGATACAGCCACTGTCAAGAGAGAGAACCGATGGGCAGCTACAATTCTTCCTTCAGTGCTGCCTCCATGCCTGCCACCAGTCGTTGACGATGACTTCATGCCTCCAGAGCACACAGTAGAGGAATCCTATGTGGTCTCATTTGCTACAGAGGCCACTTCAGGCACAGCTACTGTTGATGGAGTGGACAGATCAGCAGCTAAATGCCCTGTCCCAATGCTGCCTCCAAGTCTGCCACGTGTCTTTGACGACAAACTGCCAGGGGCGGCAGTAGAGGGAACCAACAAGTGTCCAGTTGCCAGTGAAACAACCAATGATGTGTCCACTCACCTCAAAGAGGACATGGGAGCTGATCAAAGCCCTCCTGACCCTGCAGCACTGCCTCCAAGCTCGCCATGTATCTGTGACTCTGACCACAAACTGACCAAGGAGGAAAAAGAGGATGTACCCGAGTCCTCCCTTGCCACAGAGATCGCTGTAGGCACATCCATTGTCCAGGGAGAGGACCTGGATAAAAGCCCTGCTCCAAGGCTGCCTCCAAGCTTGTCACACGTTttggacaatgaccataagcagcCAGAGGAGACGATAGAGGAAGCCACTGAGTGCTCAGTCGCCGCAGAGGCATCAGTTGCTAATAGAGAGGATCCATCAGCAGCCACAGGTCTTCCCTTAGTGCTGCCTTCAAGCCTGCAACTTGTCTTTGACAATGACTACAAACTACCAGAGGAGGCAGTAGAGGGCACCAGCAAGTGTCCAGTTGCCCGTGAAGCAGTCGCTTCCGTGTCCACTGTCCTCCAAGAGGAGTTTTTGGCTGAAAAAAGTCCTCCTGCACCCACAGCACTGTCTCTAAGGCTGCCCTGCACCCACAACATTGACCACAAACAGCCAGAGGAGACCGTTGAGAACACCACAGAGTGCTCAGTTGACATAGAGGAAAGTGCAGTTGCATCCACTGTCAAGAGAGAGGAAATGATGGGTGATAAAAGCCCTGTCCATGCACTTCCTCCAAGCCTGGCATGCATCCATGACAAGGACCCCAAGCAGCCAGATCAGAAAGGAAGGGGCACTACTGTGGAGGTGGATATCTGCCCTCACGCTCAACAGCTGGTCTCAGATGCTAACTTAACTCTGGCAACCCGCAATGATGAGCTGCCCAACCCTCTGATCTGCGTAGTCACTAAGATGCCTGTTAGAGTTGGAGCATCCATATGCAGGACAGAGGATGAGGAACCCAGGCCCTGGACCCTGGAAGAGGTAAAG GATCATTGGATAGGCATTGAAAttgagagtgaagagaggagcgTCACTGAGGAGGTGAGCCCGAGGGAGGGATTGAAGAGTGAGGCGGATTGTGCCCATTCCAAGTGCTCTATTGGGAAGGTTTCAACAGAGAGAGCAGAAACCATCCTGGGAAGAGTGGGCTTTCTGCTCATGAACCAAATGCAGAAAATCCCATTTTTGAAGATGGAGGAAAAAGAGAAAAATAAGAAACTGAATAAGAAGTTgaaagatgaagagaaagagagaaaggagataaaACACAAGGAGGAGGAGcaaaaaaagagggagaagaaagagatgaaggagagagagaaagagcagaagaaAGTCATGAAGGctgagaagaagagggagaagttagaacagaaaaagagagagaaggaaagaaaagaGAAGGAAAAGGCAGAGAAAAAGAGGTTAGAGGGGCTGATGAAGATACATAATGACATGATGAAAGACAGAATTAAGAAAGAGAAGAAGTGTTCTGAGGagctgaaaaagagagagaaagctcaAGCTGCATTcttggagatggagagaaagattcaagaaaaggaggagaagaagagagaaaagatgaggagagaggagaggaagagactggAGGAGAAGAAAAAGAGGGAACCAGCTGGAGGTGGAACTGAGACGGTGATAGAAGAGCAGGGAAGGGATGAAAGCTTGAAGATGGATGAGTAG
- the LOC139372495 gene encoding uncharacterized protein translates to MLHRYLPHFFNDDSIPPQQTVEGTTEDSDSPVAISNIKEEDRFYPFSLPPLAQRFIGNSFKVPETSQPAVSATECRVATVDTADTATVKRENRWAATILPSVLPPCLPPVVDDDFMPPEHTVEESYVVSFATEATSGTATVDGVDRSAAKCPVPMLPPSLPRVFDDKLPGAAVEGTNKCPVASETTNDVSTHLKEDMGADQSPPDPAALPPSSPCICDSDHKLTKEEKEDVPESSLATEIAVGTSIVQGEDLDKSPAPRLPPSLSHVLDNDHKQPEETIEEATECSVAAEASVANREDPSAATGLPLVLPSSLQLVFDNDYKLPEEAVEGTSKCPVAREAVASVSTVLQEEFLAEKSPPAPTALSLRLPCTHNIDHKQPEETVENTTECSVDIEESAVASTVKREEMMGDKSPVHALPPSLACIHDKDPKQPDQKGRGTTVEVDICPHAQQLVSDANLTLATRNDELPNPLICVVTKMPVRVGASICRSEDEEPRPWTLEEAKDHWIGIEIESEERSVTEEVSPREGLKSEADCAHSKCSIGKVSTERAETILGRVGFLLMNQMQKIPFLKMEEKEKNKKLNKKLKDEEKERKEIKHKEEEQKKREKKEMKEREKEQKKVMKAEKKREKLEQKKREKERKEKEKAEKKRLEGLMKIHNDMMKDRIKKEKKCSEELKKREKAQAAFLEMERKIQEKEEKKREKMRREERKRLEEKKKREPAGGGTETVIEEQGRDESLKMDE, encoded by the exons ATGCTGCATCGATACCTGCCACACTTCTTTAACGATGACTCCATTCCACCACAGCAGACAGTAGAGGGAACCACTGAGGACTCAGATTCTCCAGTGGCAATATCTAATATCAAGGAAGAGGACAGATTCTATCCTTTCTCCCTCCCACCACTGGCTCAGCGGTTCATTGGCAATTCATTCAAAGTCCCGGAAACCTCCCAGCCTGCTGTTTCAGCCACGGAGTGCCGAGTTGCCACAGTGGACACTGCAGATACAGCCACTGTCAAGAGAGAGAACCGATGGGCAGCTACAATTCTTCCTTCAGTGCTGCCTCCATGCCTGCCACCAGTCGTTGACGATGACTTCATGCCTCCAGAGCACACAGTAGAGGAATCCTATGTGGTCTCATTTGCTACAGAGGCCACTTCAGGCACAGCTACTGTTGATGGAGTGGACAGATCAGCAGCTAAATGCCCTGTCCCAATGCTGCCTCCAAGTCTGCCACGTGTCTTTGACGACAAACTGCCAGGGGCGGCAGTAGAGGGAACCAACAAGTGTCCAGTTGCCAGTGAAACAACCAATGATGTGTCCACTCACCTCAAAGAGGACATGGGAGCTGATCAAAGCCCTCCTGACCCTGCAGCACTGCCTCCAAGCTCGCCATGTATCTGTGACTCTGACCACAAACTGACCAAGGAGGAAAAAGAGGATGTACCCGAGTCCTCCCTTGCCACAGAGATCGCTGTAGGCACATCCATTGTCCAGGGAGAGGACCTGGATAAAAGCCCTGCTCCAAGGCTGCCTCCAAGCTTGTCACACGTTttggacaatgaccataagcagcCAGAGGAGACGATAGAGGAAGCCACTGAGTGCTCAGTCGCCGCAGAGGCATCAGTTGCTAATAGAGAGGATCCATCAGCAGCCACAGGTCTTCCCTTAGTGCTGCCTTCAAGCCTGCAACTTGTCTTTGACAATGACTACAAACTACCAGAGGAGGCAGTAGAGGGCACCAGCAAGTGTCCAGTTGCCCGTGAAGCAGTCGCTTCCGTGTCCACTGTCCTCCAAGAGGAGTTTTTGGCTGAAAAAAGTCCTCCTGCACCCACAGCACTGTCTCTAAGGCTGCCCTGCACCCACAACATTGACCACAAACAGCCAGAGGAGACCGTTGAGAACACCACAGAGTGCTCAGTTGACATAGAGGAAAGTGCAGTTGCATCCACTGTCAAGAGAGAGGAAATGATGGGTGATAAAAGCCCTGTCCATGCACTTCCTCCAAGCCTGGCATGCATCCATGACAAGGACCCCAAGCAGCCAGATCAGAAAGGAAGGGGCACTACTGTGGAGGTGGATATCTGCCCTCACGCTCAACAGCTGGTCTCAGATGCTAACTTAACTCTGGCAACCCGCAATGATGAGCTGCCCAACCCTCTGATCTGCGTAGTCACTAAGATGCCTGTTAGAGTTGGAGCATCCATATGCAGGTCAGAGGATGAGGAACCCAGGCCCTGGACCCTGGAAGAGGCAAAG GATCATTGGATAGGCATTGAAAttgagagtgaagagaggagcgTCACTGAGGAGGTGAGCCCGAGGGAGGGATTGAAGAGTGAGGCGGATTGTGCCCATTCCAAGTGCTCTATTGGGAAGGTTTCAACAGAGAGAGCAGAAACCATCCTGGGAAGAGTGGGCTTTCTGCTCATGAACCAAATGCAGAAAATCCCATTTTTGAAGATGGAGGAAAAAGAGAAAAATAAGAAACTGAATAAGAAGTTgaaagatgaagagaaagagagaaaggagataaaACACAAGGAGGAGGAGcaaaaaaagagggagaagaaagagatgaaggagagagagaaagagcagaagaaAGTCATGAAGGctgagaagaagagggagaagttagaacagaaaaagagagagaaggaaagaaaagaGAAGGAAAAGGCAGAGAAAAAGAGGTTAGAGGGGCTGATGAAGATACATAATGACATGATGAAAGACAGAATTAAGAAAGAGAAGAAGTGTTCTGAGGagctgaaaaagagagagaaagctcaAGCTGCATTcttggagatggagagaaagattcaagaaaaggaggagaagaagagagaaaagatgaggagagaggagaggaagagactggAGGAGAAGAAAAAGAGGGAACCAGCTGGAGGTGGAACTGAGACGGTGATAGAAGAGCAGGGAAGGGATGAAAGCTTGAAGATGGATGAGTAG